Sequence from the Helianthus annuus cultivar XRQ/B chromosome 13, HanXRQr2.0-SUNRISE, whole genome shotgun sequence genome:
AGTCTTAGGGCCGGGAGAATTCCACCCTTAACTTTTAATCTCCATATGTCACTGTTTGACACATTGATCCAATGCTCTGCTTCATCTTTTTTTGTTCTCAACAATCTACCAAGTGCTATTAAAGCTAAAGGTAATGCTCCACATTTTTTCACAATACCTTGGGCATATGGTATAAGCGACAAATGTGAATCAAAGTTATCTACACCTAACGCATTTCGAGCAAGTAAAGACAAAGCGTCATCATCTGAGAGGCTGTGTAGAGGCTTGTGTAGAGGATTGTAAACCAACTGTTTGAGCAATTGATCCTTCCGTGTTGTTATGATGATCATACTTCCAGGAGCACATGTATACAACGGTTTGATGAGGGTTTCCCAATCCTCATAACTTTCGCTCCATATATCATCTAGTACCAACAGAAACTTTTTACCCTTTACATGATCTTTAAGAGCTTCTTGAAGCCGATTAAAATCTGAAACTTCCTTGTTTGCCATAGATTGAAAGATCTCTTTGCTTATACGAACGGTATCAAACTCATCAGAGACACAAACCCATGCTTTTAGATCAAAGTGATCCTTGACCTGTTGTTCATCATAGACAAGTCTAGCGAGAGTAGTTTTCCCAACTCCACCCATGCCAATTATGGGAACAATGCTATAGTTTTGATCACATGGTTCATCAGCCGGTAACAATAGCTGTTGAACCAGTGCATCTTTGTGAGCTTGGCGCCCAACAATACTATATGGGTTGACAACAGAGGTTTGTAATCTTCTGTTATTAATAATTCTTGGCCTAGCTTCCTCTTCCGCTTTCAAGCCAAGATTATCTAAACCAAGGTTATCTTTCTCCTTAACTAGATCTTGTAGTTTGGTGGAAATATCATCTAACTCGGCAATCATAGTAGTAGTCCGTGAGAAAGTTGTGCAACAAGTTGGGGTGATTAGCTTTCTTACCTTGCTGGTGATGCCTTCTGACTCTTGCTTGAACTCAGGGTCCATAGCGTCGGTTGCCCAACCATCGAGGAGGTCCTCAATGTCATAAGCCAGATGCTGGAGATCATTCAGTCGCTGTTTCACAGGTGGATCAGTTATCTCCATCTGAGAAGCATGAGTAAGATAAAGTTGGATGGAGATTAATGATTTCTGCAATTTCTTGATCTCAGCATCAATCCCCTTGTGGCGAGCAATGGTTTTGAAAGCTGCATCAGTCAGCTTCTCAAAGAGAACAGGGAGGAGGGCAGAAAGCACGAGTTCAGCCATTGGTTGGTTGCTTACGGTGGTGAGATTGTAAATGAAAGGTATGATGTTGTGAAAGCTTGAGAGTGAAGAGTTGTAAGTGTAGATTACTGGTTCAGATATATGGTCAAAGTTTGAAGTATTGTTTTGCACGCTCAGATCTGGGAACACCAATCAGCATCCTGTGGTGCTGTCTACCCTGTCCTTTTAAGTATTTTAAGTCTtgatttgcaaaaaaaaaaaaaaaaacttaaacccaGAGAGTAATCTGACATAAACCTTTATAAAATGGAGTGAAGacatttattaattatttatataaaatggaACCTTTGTAAAACGTATGAACAAACAACATGCATAGGATATCCAACACACACAAAATCTAACAAATACGATGTTGGTGTGAAGACTTGAGTTGTGTTTAGTGGTCAAAGTTTCAAGCATTGTTTTGCACACTCAGATCTCATATCACCAATCAGCATCCCGAGCTGGTGCCTACACTGTCCCCTAtacattttaataaaatgattttgGACTTTTGTTTGGTTTGATTCATTTGCTTATAACTTGATTTGAACAAAAAACGTAAAACCGAGAAAGTAATCTGACAGGAACCCTTAAATAAATGGAGAAAAGACATATATAAAACAAAcgttttaaaaaaataactatACCTTCAATTAATAATATTTTACCCatcttttcttttaaaaattacCCATCTATTATTGATTGATAAATCAACACCAAtaactgatgtcttttctttggTATTTAGGATTAATCATAGAACTAACTAAATATATGTTTAGAAggtgttgatgcagattttgtgtccgatgcttgtcgaatagattagttttattttatgctgaatttgtaatagttagtgaaacggtcaaacaaacgtgtatagacccgctcgtttgaagtggtcaaacgagagggttgttggtttgactgtgtgtgtgtgttgctagacaaagttgctgtgttgttattggtgtcgaaggataaggcatcgaaggattatgaatatccttcgatgagctcgaaagatacccatcgaaggatggacctcgaaggatatcgaaggatatcattcgaggtatgtgagtatctttcgaagactgtctgatcgaaggatgatgtttcgaccagtcagtctgatccttcgacctgcagcctgtgttttggtataaataccaacactttgtcatttgcaacataagagtgagagcacaagtgtgtgctagagagagaatggaggtctgagacctcaccgggagaaatcaccacttggtttctccccggatgtatacttctttggtattagttcggttgtcatgtaaccgggccgacttgtaatgtttactaccggattaatacaaagtttgtttgttatcatctctcttatctcttccatctttgaacatgaacatgaaaatcacggtttcggtcccgaaacctggacctacaattggtatcagagccatggtgcccgatttagtaaaactaaccgtttactaagtcacatgtgctctagatctgtgatttttgtgggtttttgttcaagatgtaaaaaggtgaaaatgagaaaaacccagatctggacccggatatccagatctgtgctaaaccgggtgttgggttttatgtttttctctaaAATACTCAAGTTTTCTTCGTCAAAGCAACGTGTACAAGTGTTTTCGTCGGATCTGCAGATGAACAGTCCTCCGTGTTCATGATGTTCTTGACAGCTTCAAGTCTCGAAAGATGTTGGTTGTCCATCGAAAGATTGACCAGATTTCGAAGGATCAAACAAAGTTGGTCacctaccacatcaacttttctgACACCTGTCGTACTTTCTGTCCTTGTGTCAGAACCATCGAAGGATAACTTTCgatctcgaaagatcatccttcgatcaaggagattcgaaagatgaacaggagtgctcgaaagatcatcagttcttcgaaggatcaaaaagacttcgaaggatcaaTTCTGAAGTGTACGAAGGATCAGCCATGTCCAACTTCGAAAGGTGTTCGAAAGAtatgtgacatgtgctcgaaagatgctcgaaagatatgtgacatgtgctcgaaagacttcgaaagatcatctttcgaagctgtcttggtgtttatctttcgtttgatgcagatgtttcgaaggatccagatgttgtggaattttatgaactcagacagtgtgttggggttaatcatttaattcacttggagtcgggtcgggtgttcgcaaggattattcataccgggcttcaaagtttcaacatcaaaattcgtacgggctttgggaacacgcggggtgatgcagcatgatgaacacaagagatgatgaagacttgatgtttgaaaatgtggggtagtcacgatTACCGATGCAATGACAAACATGGTAAcgtgactattatgggccaaacacaacagttccgcttggtggagggaattggtgaatatttgacgacagtttctttgaagtggaaagaatctgttaaggtttagagattttgccaaagaaatggggggataaaaattttttttcatttgttgaatttcttcggcaAAATTCTAAACGCAATCTCAGGTGGTAGAGTTTATGATCTTCTGGTGATTCAAACGGTtcagcgtggaatgttttgcacagacacttgaagatcaagacttgatgcagttgtttaagaatggaacctttatcatatgccggttggagttttggaagatcagcggaagatcggtcaattgatccttttgaggaaattgcacaacactcaacacggatacgcgtacttcaagggggaaatcttatacaatgagcatcaggatgctacttacctggatcatcggtcaagggggaatttgtctacacagagaagatgaatacttggctgaagattgattgcaattgcattttcagcattcgacagcaacggacaagggggaatttgttgatgcagattttgtgtccgatgcttgtcgaatagattagttttattttatgctgaatttgtaatagttagtgaaacggtcaaacaaacgtgtatagacccgctcgtttgaagtggtcaaacgagagggttgttggtttgactgtgtgtgtgttgctagacaaagttgctgtgttgttattggtgtcgaaggataaggcatcgaaggattatgaatatccttcgatgagctcgaaagatacccatcgaaggatggacctcgaaggatatcgaaggatatcattcgaggtatgtgagtatctttcgaagactgtctgatcgaaggatgatgtttcgaccagtcagtctgatccttcgacctgcagcctgtgttttggtataaataccaacactttgtcatttgcaacataagagtgagagcacaagtgtgtgctagagagagaatggaggtctgagacctcaccgggagaaatcaccacttggtttctccccggatgtatacttctttggtattagttcggttgtcatgtaaccgggccgacttgtaatgtttactaccggattaatacaaagtttgtttgttatcatctctcttatctcttccatctttgaacatgaacatgaaaatcacggtttcggtcccgaaacctGGACCTACAGAAGGTATCGGTACGCTGTAGCATACACGAATGTCCGTACTAATGGGTGTAATTTAGGTGCAGAATTACAATACAACAGAAAAACACATACAAAGATACAATAATAAGATGTTTACAGGGAACAAAAATGAGAAGAAATATGAACCTTGGGATTGGGGGGTTTGTGGATCATCAACCAAAACTGATCGCCGTCTCCTTGGCTCACCACTGGCTCGCCCTTCTGTGGTAGAGGGTGTACGGGTTATTCGGTGCGTACAAACAAACACCGGATTCATGATGGCTTCTTCATCTATTTACAGAGTGGGTCACAAGGGTGAGGAATACAATTAGGTAGAAGCGTGTATATGCATCAATTTAGGTAATTTGCCAAAATATTTTTACGACGGAATGTGGTAACTTTGGAATCGGGGAAAAGTATTTGGACCTTGTCGTTAAATTTAGAGTAAATTGATTTACACCGTTCTTAGTTCTTACATACAGACCctatttgccaaaaaaaaaaaaaaaaaaatccatttcAGTCTTTGTGGTTGTCAATTGGAATCAATAACTCTGCCGTTACCTCAACGTTACAGAAGTGGTGAAATGACCTTAATACCCCAGGGACCACATTGAACCGAGTTGGAAGCATCTGGATCCACAGGAACACGTCGTTCCGATCACAATCAATAAAATTCTTAGCCGAAAAGATACTGAAATTTTTATGGAGCAAGACTTCTGGGTCAACATCGCCATCAAAACCCTCCACCTGTTTTGTATAACTGTAAATAAATGTCATTTATTCATCACACCCATTCATCGAAAACCCTATTCTGTCTTGAAAAACACTCCTGGCTGAATTTATCATTGATTCCAGTTAACCATGTTGCAATTCAAAGTCCCTTTTAAGCTCAGAACCAAAGGTAACATTTTTACACACAAATCACTTTGATAATGGGTTCTTGACTCGAAATCAGGGTTATTTTGTATGTGTGTGACTAGGTTTAATGTGTAAATAGTCCATTAAGGTGATGGGTTATCTCTGATCACAGTATAGTTTCAAAAATAGTGTTTTGAAATTGCTAGGGAAATGTATAGGGGATTGACTTCTCAATGTGAAGatgatatgatgatgatgatatgaagagaagaagatgaagatgatatgATGATGACATGGTGACGAAAATGATATGATGATgatgtgttggtgcacttgtgtctgtactttgtctgtattcggtctatatgtaaacgatgtccaagttagccttgtaagtttgaccaagtcaactgtgACAACCTGAACTTCTAAGATTAGTAACGTTTATCTTGTGATCTTAACTCCTTGTAGTGTCTCTCATGTGTATTAGAACGCTCGAATCTGTTATAATTCTCCGTTAAACTAAAACTGTTAATACTTGTATTTTGGCCACATATATGGGTGGCATGCTCACACCTTAAATCCCTACATTACTCGTATCGGCCCATACGCGCACGCACCCACACCCGGAGCCCAAAACTGAGCCCATCGATGCACCGGATACATCATATGAGCATCGGATCCATGTTTGGGCCTGTTAGAGCCCAACCGAATAGTAATTTTTGGGCTGGCTTCTTTTATTAATGTATATACACGCATATGTGTGTTACGTATCAACATATTGTAAACTCtttcaaaccctaattctctTAATCTTCGATGGCAATTCTCTCATTGGTGCGAAGCCCTGATCAGCGCCTATACCCCCCTCGGCTTACTAATCTTGGTGAGTGTAACTATCTTGTGTGTTAAATAAATTGTTGTGAATCACATATGAGCATGTTTATAGAGGAAACCTGTATGAATTATATAGGAATTATATATGCATGATTACCATGGTGTTTGAATAATTAGAAATTGCTGAAATATTGATTACCATGGTGTTTGAATAATTAGAAATTGCTGAAATATTGAAAGTCCAATAAACTGATCAAGTAAGACTTGCACGAGACTGTTCCATGGTATGTTAGTTGGGCTGGTCGTTTACTTACTTGGGCCACACGGGAACTGGGCTCGGTTGATTCGGGCCGGGTAGGGGGTTAACTGGTGGATTTGTAATGTTGTTAATTATGAATATATGTGAAAGTTGGGAAGTTTCATCCACACAGTAGAATCGATGGGTGGTTAGGATATGGAATATCAATTTCAATTATCTTAGTTAGGTGATAGAAGTTTTGTGATAACATGAAGTTGTTTATGATCAGATTGACTTGATTTCATGAATTCTTGATAATAATAACTATGATCAAAATTAGTAATATCATGCTATTTCGATAGGCTTCTAATCCACTAAACGAATGTATGGATAGTGGGCCGAGATCCATTAAATGAATTAGCTATTACGAAAATGAGAGTCCAATGAAGGATAGATTATATTGGTTAGTATTGTGTTGTTAAATGTTAGGAGGTAGCATGATGGGTATTAGTCGGACCGCACAAGAAATGTCGATTTAGTAtttgggccggacaagcccaaaggCCGATCGCACAATCCAGTTCAGTCTTACAAGGCTTTTGTTTGGGCCGAGTATTTTTATGATTGGGCTTTCTAATCAGACTTGAACACTATTTGTTGGGCCGTTTTCTGTTTAGATATTAGGCCGCTTGTTACTGGGCTTTACCTTTGGTTGTGTATACGTGTTAGCATGATATGAACTTGACTGACAATATGTGATACCTGTTTACCATGATCTATATGTGTCCGTAACGTGATTAACTCTGTGTAACTAGACGTGCTTTACtcgaaccaaacctgacttgtatggtaactgtgataggacgtggttgatcactttgtagcttaattgaactattgtatatcataccgagcaatcccaggtgagttcattgcattttctcaagcatgcgtcccggtggtttgggacaactggtaaacatttggaagggaaacattgggtaaataacttaatcggttttggttattgcctggagggcaatgggggtgattagttgatagcgctattaggtgggaaacctcacaccgggccgtaaggacgggcgtgaactaattatctgggtatggctatggttgttagaggcacactcctcggatacatatgggcactctccctagggtatctaacgaaggcaacatagcaaacggtcgttaaggggtacccactccccggatacttatgggcacactccctagggtatctaacatgagcaacatcgtaacgcaacattaaatcgcattaacatataactggtaacataacacgtaagcaacactttgaactcaccagcgtagtctgacacacttgtttgcatgcttgtaggtcgttaaccttggaacatggacttgctatctggaagtgctggagtggtcatggatcgagactcttggattcacttataaacaatacattgatttgattattattatgaaacgattacatgcttccgctacacaacttttgagaattgatatcatgaaGACATCTTGTTTgataattaatgtcatgacttatctaaatatttatcattggttcaatgtgattggtggctcgaactctgatgcgtaacacgcctcgcggggttcccgcaggtggaattttgggggtgttacagttggtatcagagccactggttatagtgaactaggttttaaaacgttttgtaaaaccagactataaccgaacaacttcgaaaatcgatcatgacactcagctccagattgcaaggttcgtctctctcactcattgcattacttgcttagcagtcacacactcacagcacacatgaactgaaacatttaacaccatagtgactcgatagtgtgacactactctttgactcatgtaaaccatagaactgtgatatcatctgttgtgttgtttgaacggggggaagctttgagcgcaagctaagaggcactgagataagcatgcaaattgccttattattatgggtgcacacttaataataacgcggggtgcatgcaagtcccagtgaggcttatcgagcgtgagaagggttctgccctattgtgtgtaaacttggtagtttgtagatttcaatgtgatactcgacttttaccccatttcgacccttaagattgtccccttctcttatatagaaccatgagAGACAACGGAGGACGGAGGTATAAGTTAATCAACTCCCGGATAAACATGATGATATAAACAATAATCTTACTCCTTGTATTGCTAGAATTGCTATTACATAACAGTTTTCCTCTCTAAACTAGTCTATCCCCTAGCCCTTGCCTTGGCCGACGCTTATCGTTTAAGGTGACAGTTAGATACTGTTCTTGATATAGATAAACCTATCATTCCATTATCATGGTCACACTACATTCTCGATTGACTACGCATAAACTCCTATAACATTGTGCTCTAGTTTAAAAATAACCTGATAAACTCTTCTTTTGATACGTAGTGATCACTTCTTGTACTCTGAGGATGGTTGTGTATTATTTTATGACCATACCATTTCGAAAATATTTTCGTGTCCTTGTAATGAAACCTTTTGGTGACGTACTTGATGTTCCTAATACACACGCCTTAGTTCAACCCTTCAAAGTTGGCTTCATACATGTTCGACCAATTACACACTCAATTTCGTGTATAGATCTTAGTAAACCATTCTTATTCGCATACGGCAGGCTCGATGACTGTGGAAAATGCTCCGATTAAACCGGATCACTATGAATTCGACCAACCGTTACTCTTCAACATAATTCTTATTGTGTCAACACCCTCAATGTAACGCTTCCAATGACCGGTAGTGTCACCTTATTTCTACTTATACCGTTTGTGTGTGCAACCAACTACACCATCATCATCGGATTTGCTACTTTACTCATGATTCTAAAACAATTAAATGGAACAGATTGATGATAACCGCGTTTTGGTATATTCTTCGCGTCTTATCTTGTTGTGCTAAAATAAATACCATAGTTCTTGCATAGCCCTGTTATACGCTAATCCTCGCTTGGCTAAATCACTCTCTACGAACGTCACTCGAGGAATGAGTCATACTTAAGATCATCAATGTGcaataacataaaaaaataaaattattacttACGTAAGGCATGCCAAGGTCAAAATTCCCTCTTGTGTGAAAGCACCATACTCATGTATAGCTTCATCGACCTCTTTGTTCCATGCTTATCTCCCTTTGACCGATGGCTGGTCATCTACTACAACCAACTGCGACCAAATTATCACGATCAATATCAACTGAAAATCTCTTTTCCCTCTGAACGAACGAGTCAAGATGATACCAGTCTGAAATAGGGATTAATGCCTAACTTGAGTTGTCATTCAATCGATTGATTGGATTTCTTGAATCACCTGTTCCaagaaattatattttctttctcgaattcttacatacgatggcatcacctttgatcttcgataggggtgactgcaccagttctgatcgccggtagcgataccatatataaacatatatctcTTACACTCACTTTATCACATTCACATATTTTGCTTCGAGAAAATCTTGGTAATGCGCCCGACACACGTGATTTGAGGGTTGAGCATTTTAGCCTGTAACAAACTACCTTAACACATTTCCAGTTCGGTTTATCTCGTCGACCCTTCGTTTATGATGTACGACATTCGCCTCAATTCTGGTAAGCTCTAGATATACATTAGATACACTTGCTTCGTGAAGTGTTGGCTACTTAATATACAACATCCATGATAACTAAACACTGCCTTTTTGGCAAGTTCCCAAATTCGAAGGCGTATAGCTCACCCAAGTTATATTTAGTGCAACAACCCCCCCCTGGTCGCACATGTTAAATGCATCAGGCAATGCCATACAGATGAACGACACACTCGTATTTCAACTTTTGTGAGCATCTCTTGAGCTTAGCATAACTTGTCACAACATTCTTCATTATCAAGCTCCTATTAACTCAACTTGTGTTTCTACTTAGGAGCAAGACATTTTTAGTTTAACACAATTAACACAAACTCTATTACCTCAAACACTCATTCATGCATAACACTCACATAacggtaattcggggaattacggaattacacatgggttgtactcgaacgttgatgaacaattagaacactattcctgaacaaataaagaaatataacttatgtgaatttatatgttatctgactttatatgctatatgacttatatattatttagtgaaCTTTCGTGAAACCGTATTTAACTACGTGTTTAGTGAATTATCGACAAACCCATAATTGGAGCCTAGAGTATAATATagcttaaatttcgaggacgaaatttctgtaacatggggaggatgtgacacctgagcaaaatccacAGCAACATTGATTTCTC
This genomic interval carries:
- the LOC118485509 gene encoding putative disease resistance RPP13-like protein 1, encoding MAELVLSALLPVLFEKLTDAAFKTIARHKGIDAEIKKLQKSLISIQLYLTHASQMEITDPPVKQRLNDLQHLAYDIEDLLDGWATDAMDPEFKQESEGITSKVRKLITPTCCTTFSRTTTMIAELDDISTKLQDLVKEKDNLGLDNLGLKAEEEARPRIINNRRLQTSVVNPYSIVGRQAHKDALVQQLLLPADEPCDQNYSIVPIIGMGGVGKTTLARLVYDEQQVKDHFDLKAWVCVSDEFDTVRISKEIFQSMANKEVSDFNRLQEALKDHVKGKKFLLVLDDIWSESYEDWETLIKPLYTCAPGSMIIITTRKDQLLKQLVYNPLHKPLHSLSDDDALSLLARNALGVDNFDSHLSLIPYAQGIVKKCGALPLALIALGRLLRTKKDEAEHWINVSNSDIWRLKVKGGILPALRLSYDDLSVPLKRLFAYCSLFPKDYLFNKEDLVLLWMSEGLLCQPTLIDSTEELQLGHEFFDELLSRSFFQHAPNNESLFVMHDLMNDLATSVATEFYLRLDNESEKNIKKMKLDKYRHMSYVKEKYVAYKKLQVLENTKCLRTFLATSVGEVERGREFYLSNKILTGLLPKLPLLRVLSLSGFEISELPESIGTLRHLRYLNLSQTHITHLPGKVCNLVNLQTLILFGCDELTELPNNFLNLKNLQHLDVRTPCFHFRCC